From Pan troglodytes isolate AG18354 chromosome 11, NHGRI_mPanTro3-v2.0_pri, whole genome shotgun sequence, the proteins below share one genomic window:
- the NRARP gene encoding notch-regulated ankyrin repeat-containing protein produces the protein MSQAELSTCSAPQTQRIFQEAVRKGNTQELQSLLQNMTNCEFNVNSFGPEGQTALHQSVIDGNLELVKLLVKFGADIRLANRDGWSALHIAAFGGHQDIVLYLITKAKYAASGR, from the coding sequence ATGAGCCAGGCCGAGCTGTCCACCTGCTCCGCGCCGCAGACGCAGCGCATCTTCCAGGAGGCTGTGCGCAAGGGCAACACGCAGGAGCTGCAGTCGCTGCTGCAGAACATGACCAACTGCGAGTTCAACGTGAACTCGTTCGGGCCCGAGGGCCAGACGGCGCTGCACCAGTCGGTCATCGACGGCAACCTGGAGCTCGTGAAGCTGCTGGTCAAGTTCGGCGCCGACATCCGCCTGGCCAACCGCGACGGCTGGAGCGCGCTGCACATCGCCGCGTTCGGTGGCCACCAGGACATCGTGCTCTATCTCATCACCAAGGCGAAGTACGCGGCCAGCGGCCGGTGA